Proteins from a genomic interval of Coregonus clupeaformis isolate EN_2021a chromosome 4, ASM2061545v1, whole genome shotgun sequence:
- the c4h2orf69 gene encoding UPF0565 protein C2orf69 homolog isoform X2, with product MSLQPEGAQWLSWSLENVALTLGRRFPDRHVWVIRASRMYLHKFSCYHNFVESNLFGAPEHSPDYGAFRHLRALLSNGMEQAGLPNPLPLQGCGDKVTPGFSLAVVGFSKGCVVLNQMVYELARARADPELGPFVERLSDMYWLDGGHPGGSETWVTDKRALGELAASGVAVHAHVTPYEVRDPMRAWVGREHGCFVKKLEDLGARLSQKLHFEDEPASIENHFRIIQDF from the exons ATGTCGCTCCAGCCGGAGGGGGCGCAGTGGCTGTCCTGGAGCCTGGAGAACGTCGCCCTCACCCTGGGTCGTCGCTTCCCTGACCGCCACGTGTGGGTGATCCGAGCCTCCCGCATGTACCTGCACAAGTTCAGCTGCTACCACAACTTTGTGGAGAGCAACCTGTTTGGAGCGCCCGAGCACTCACCTGACTACGGAGCATTTCGCCACCTCAG GGCACTGCTGAGCAACGGCATGGAGCAAGCTGGCTTGCCTAACCCCCTCCCGCTTCAAGGGTGCGGCGACAAAGTCACCCCTGGTTTCTCCTTGGCCGTGGTGGGCTTCAGCAAAGGCTGCGTGGTGCTCAACCAGATGGTGTACGAGCTTGCGAGGGCGCGGGCTGACCCGGAGCTGGGGCCATTTGTGGAGCGCCTCTCAGACATGTACTGGCTGGACGGCGGCCACCCGGGAGGCAGCGAGACCTGGGTGACTGACAAGCGGGCGCTGGGGGAACTGGCAGCCAGCGGGGTTGCGGTCCACGCCCACGTGACACCGTACGAGGTACGTGACCCCATGCGGGCCTGGGTGGGCCGCGAGCATGGGTGCTTTGTCAAGAAACTTGAGGACCTAGGCGCCCGACTCAGCCAGAAGCTGCACTTTGAGGATGAGCCCGCATCCATCGAGAACCACTTCCGGATCATCCAGGATTTCTGA
- the c4h2orf69 gene encoding UPF0565 protein C2orf69 homolog isoform X1 yields the protein MHLRLDYSNPVLAHMITARGVATGFRCAAKAMSAAAGSSYFQAPELCLPGVQETRPGCPPRVRRLVDIPGCEPDRVNDLLLLSTSESQGQCGSAIEASEERSAHVVFFPGDIQNFQQEMSLQPEGAQWLSWSLENVALTLGRRFPDRHVWVIRASRMYLHKFSCYHNFVESNLFGAPEHSPDYGAFRHLRALLSNGMEQAGLPNPLPLQGCGDKVTPGFSLAVVGFSKGCVVLNQMVYELARARADPELGPFVERLSDMYWLDGGHPGGSETWVTDKRALGELAASGVAVHAHVTPYEVRDPMRAWVGREHGCFVKKLEDLGARLSQKLHFEDEPASIENHFRIIQDF from the exons ATGCATTTGCGTCTAGACTACAGTAATCCGGTTTTAGCCCACATGATAACCGCTCGTGGAGTTGCAACTGGCTTTCGTTGTGCAGCCAAAGCAATGAGCGCTGCAGCAGGTTCATCGTACTTCCAGGCTCCAGAACTTTGTCTGCCTGGAGTCCAGGAAACACGCCCTGGGTGCCCGCCGCGAGTGCGGAGACTGGTCGACATACCGGGATGCGAACCGGACCGAGTCAACGACTTGCTTCTACTCAGTACTTCGGAGTCACAGGGACAGTGCGGTTCAGCCATCGAGGCCTCCGAAGAACGCAGTGCACATGTTGTGTTTTTCCCTGGAGACATACAG AACTTCCAGCAGGAGATGTCGCTCCAGCCGGAGGGGGCGCAGTGGCTGTCCTGGAGCCTGGAGAACGTCGCCCTCACCCTGGGTCGTCGCTTCCCTGACCGCCACGTGTGGGTGATCCGAGCCTCCCGCATGTACCTGCACAAGTTCAGCTGCTACCACAACTTTGTGGAGAGCAACCTGTTTGGAGCGCCCGAGCACTCACCTGACTACGGAGCATTTCGCCACCTCAG GGCACTGCTGAGCAACGGCATGGAGCAAGCTGGCTTGCCTAACCCCCTCCCGCTTCAAGGGTGCGGCGACAAAGTCACCCCTGGTTTCTCCTTGGCCGTGGTGGGCTTCAGCAAAGGCTGCGTGGTGCTCAACCAGATGGTGTACGAGCTTGCGAGGGCGCGGGCTGACCCGGAGCTGGGGCCATTTGTGGAGCGCCTCTCAGACATGTACTGGCTGGACGGCGGCCACCCGGGAGGCAGCGAGACCTGGGTGACTGACAAGCGGGCGCTGGGGGAACTGGCAGCCAGCGGGGTTGCGGTCCACGCCCACGTGACACCGTACGAGGTACGTGACCCCATGCGGGCCTGGGTGGGCCGCGAGCATGGGTGCTTTGTCAAGAAACTTGAGGACCTAGGCGCCCGACTCAGCCAGAAGCTGCACTTTGAGGATGAGCCCGCATCCATCGAGAACCACTTCCGGATCATCCAGGATTTCTGA
- the stk17b gene encoding serine/threonine-protein kinase 17B: MSRRRLDSRNGPTGLLGEIQTHINTEPMDSVYEITGELGRGKFAVVKRCVERSTGKVFAAKFLRKRRRGRDCRAEVVHEMAVLEAARNNPRVVNLHAAYETDHDIVLLLEYAAGGEIFDHCDCDELLPEGQITRLIRQTLEGVHLLHQTSVVHLDLKPQNILLTSLAPLGDIKIVDFGLARKLGTVGELREILGTPEYVAPEILNYEPITTATDLWSVGVIAYMLVTGESPFAGDDKQETYLNVSQVNVDYSQEAFSRVSELAVDFIRKLLVKTPEDRPSAADCMTHPWLWQQHQYPSTEPVLPRTPRERSSGTKWAAPPEDPEDKENFTLDSPHTQAKRFRFEEETPAATNGGDGDF; the protein is encoded by the exons ATGTCTCGCAGGCGGCTTGACAGCCGCAATGGACCTACTGGGCTACTTGGAGAAATTCAAACCCATATCAATACGGAACCGATGGACAGTGTTTATGAAATCACTGGCGAGTTGGGCAG GGGGAAATTTGCGGTGGTGAAGCGGTGCGTGGAGAGGTCCACGGGGAAGGTGTTTGCCGCCAAGTTCCTGCGGAAGCGGCGGCGGGGCAGAGACTGCCGGGCCGAGGTGGTACACGAGATGGCCGTGCTGGAGGCGGCCCGCAACAACCCTCGCGTGGTTAACCTGCACGCTGCCTACGAGACAGACCACGACATCGTCCTGCTGCTGGAATA tgcgGCGGGGGGTGAGATCtttgaccactgtgactgtgaTGAGCTGCTCCCAGAGGGCCAGATCACACGGCTGATCAGACAGACGCTGGAGGGCGTCCACCTTCTCCACCAGACCAGCGTGGTGCACCTGGACCTCAAG CCCCAGAACATCCTACTGACCAGCCTGGCTCCGCTGGGGGACATAAAGATTGTGGACTTTGGCCTGGCACGCAAACTGGGCACGGTCGGAGAGCTCCGAGAGATCTTGGGCACGCCTGAGTACGTGG CTCCAGAGATCCTGAACTATGAGCCTATCACAACGGCAACTGACCTGTG GAGTGTGGGAGTGATCGCCTACATGCTGGTGACGGGCGAGTCTCCGTTTGCAGGGGATGACAAGCAGGAGACGTACCTGAACGTGTCCCAGGTCAATGTGGACTACAGCCAAGAGGCCTTCTCCAGGGTGTCGGAGCTCGCCGTCGACTTCATCCGCAAGCTGCTGGTCAAAACTCCAGA GGACAGGCCCAGTGCAGCTGACTGCATGACCCACCCCTGGCTGTGGCAGCAGCATCAATACCCAAGTACCGAGCCTGTCCTGCCACGAACCCCCCGTGAGAGGAGCAGCGGTACCAAGTGGGCCGCCCCACCCGAGGACCCAGAGGACAAGGAGAACTTCACCTTGGACTCGCCCCACACCCAGGCCAAGAGGTTTCGCTTCGAGGAGGAGACACCCGCTGCCACCAATGGTGGTGACGGGGACTTCTGA
- the ftcdnl1 gene encoding formiminotransferase N-terminal subdomain-containing protein isoform X2, translating into MAHSAMGQRLVACLLNVSEARRKELVETVARAAVFDSNGGRREGTTVLNIFNDQDYNRSVITIVASIDCIREAVLSACEQACGLIDMSAYAGGHPTMGAVDLVPLYPLGEEVGLGDCAKEARAVAAGLTERVSGTSAFFFGWADLPQHRGLAQRRKEMGWFRKNPDTGASRPDMGPLPQKRYGLTGIGASPYVMNCNVTIDTQDLALGRSVAMAIRESTPGGLPGVQVLALPHEGAVEIACNVESIKGNPPSQVGEREEPWPTFSIGGQLYCHAPASLITARVAELAGRQGVATKGTALVGFTPRECRVLAERALSLGIAEFWKERSRVHM; encoded by the exons ATGGCTCATAGTGCCATGGGCCAGCGTCTGGTCGCCTGCCTCCTCAATGTCTCAGAAGCCCGCAGGAAGGAATTGGTGGAAACAGTGGCCAGGGCAGCTGTATTTGACAGTAATG GCGGACGGCGAGAAGGGACAACAGTGCTCAACATCTTTAATGACCAAGACTACAACCGCTCTGTCATCACCATCGTGGCCAGTATTGACTGCATCA GGGAGGCAGTGCTGTCTGCATGTGAGCAGGCCTGTGGGCTGATTGACATGAGTGCCTATGCAGGGGGCCACCCAACAATGGGCGCTGTGGACCTGGTGCCCCTCTACCCTCTGGGAGAGGAGGTGGGACTGGGGGACTGTGCCAAGGAagctagag CGGTGGCTGCTGGGCTGACTGAACGGGTCAGTGGCACCAGTGCTTTCTTCTTTGGCTGGGCGGACTTACCCCAGCACCGAGGCCTGGCGCAGAGACGCAAGGAGATGGGCTGGTTCAGGAAGAATCCAGACACAGGAGCCAGCCGACCAGACATGGGGCCCCTGCCACAGAAACGATATGGCCTCACAG GTATCGGAGCTAGTCCCTACGTCATGAACTGCAACGTCACCATCGACACCCAGGACCTGGCTCTGGGGCGCAGCGTCGCCATGGCGATTAGGGAGTCTACTCCTGGGGGCCTACCAGGGGTGCAAGTGCTGGCCCTGCCACATGAGGGTGCCGTGGAGATAGCCTGCAATGTGGAGAGCATAAAGGGGAACCCTCCTAGCCAGGTTGGGGAGAGGGAAGAGCCATGGCCCACCTTCAGTATTGGTGGGCAGCTATACTGCCATGCCCCGGCATCTCTTATCACAGCCAGGGTGGCAGAGCTGGCAGGACGGCAGGGGGTGGCCACTAAGGGCACGGCACTGGTGGGGTTCACGCCCCGTGAGTGCAGAGTCCTGGCAGAGAGAGCTTTGTCATTGGGCATTGCCGAGTTCTGGAAAGAACGGAGCAGGGTACACATGTAA
- the ftcdnl1 gene encoding formiminotransferase N-terminal subdomain-containing protein isoform X1, translating into MGSFRGMAHSAMGQRLVACLLNVSEARRKELVETVARAAVFDSNGGRREGTTVLNIFNDQDYNRSVITIVASIDCIREAVLSACEQACGLIDMSAYAGGHPTMGAVDLVPLYPLGEEVGLGDCAKEARAVAAGLTERVSGTSAFFFGWADLPQHRGLAQRRKEMGWFRKNPDTGASRPDMGPLPQKRYGLTGIGASPYVMNCNVTIDTQDLALGRSVAMAIRESTPGGLPGVQVLALPHEGAVEIACNVESIKGNPPSQVGEREEPWPTFSIGGQLYCHAPASLITARVAELAGRQGVATKGTALVGFTPRECRVLAERALSLGIAEFWKERSRVHM; encoded by the exons ATGGGTTCCTTCAGGGGGATGGCTCATAGTGCCATGGGCCAGCGTCTGGTCGCCTGCCTCCTCAATGTCTCAGAAGCCCGCAGGAAGGAATTGGTGGAAACAGTGGCCAGGGCAGCTGTATTTGACAGTAATG GCGGACGGCGAGAAGGGACAACAGTGCTCAACATCTTTAATGACCAAGACTACAACCGCTCTGTCATCACCATCGTGGCCAGTATTGACTGCATCA GGGAGGCAGTGCTGTCTGCATGTGAGCAGGCCTGTGGGCTGATTGACATGAGTGCCTATGCAGGGGGCCACCCAACAATGGGCGCTGTGGACCTGGTGCCCCTCTACCCTCTGGGAGAGGAGGTGGGACTGGGGGACTGTGCCAAGGAagctagag CGGTGGCTGCTGGGCTGACTGAACGGGTCAGTGGCACCAGTGCTTTCTTCTTTGGCTGGGCGGACTTACCCCAGCACCGAGGCCTGGCGCAGAGACGCAAGGAGATGGGCTGGTTCAGGAAGAATCCAGACACAGGAGCCAGCCGACCAGACATGGGGCCCCTGCCACAGAAACGATATGGCCTCACAG GTATCGGAGCTAGTCCCTACGTCATGAACTGCAACGTCACCATCGACACCCAGGACCTGGCTCTGGGGCGCAGCGTCGCCATGGCGATTAGGGAGTCTACTCCTGGGGGCCTACCAGGGGTGCAAGTGCTGGCCCTGCCACATGAGGGTGCCGTGGAGATAGCCTGCAATGTGGAGAGCATAAAGGGGAACCCTCCTAGCCAGGTTGGGGAGAGGGAAGAGCCATGGCCCACCTTCAGTATTGGTGGGCAGCTATACTGCCATGCCCCGGCATCTCTTATCACAGCCAGGGTGGCAGAGCTGGCAGGACGGCAGGGGGTGGCCACTAAGGGCACGGCACTGGTGGGGTTCACGCCCCGTGAGTGCAGAGTCCTGGCAGAGAGAGCTTTGTCATTGGGCATTGCCGAGTTCTGGAAAGAACGGAGCAGGGTACACATGTAA